One Odocoileus virginianus isolate 20LAN1187 ecotype Illinois chromosome 6, Ovbor_1.2, whole genome shotgun sequence DNA segment encodes these proteins:
- the LOC110146113 gene encoding ribosomal protein eL22-like, translating to MAPKKDKKPKKSTWKCNLDLTHPVEDGLFDSGNFEQFLQEKVKVNGKTGNLGNVVHIEHFKNKIIVVSEKQFSKRYLKYLTKKYLKKNNLHDWLCVVASDKETYELRYFQISQDEDESESED from the coding sequence ATGGCGCCGAAGAAAGACAAGAAGCCTAAGAAGTCAACCTGGAAGTGTAATTTGGATCTTACTCATCCAGTAGAAGATGGACTTTTTGATTCTGGAAATTTTGAACAGTTTCTGCAGGAGAAGGTTAAAGTGAATGGAAAAACTGGAAATCTTGGAAACGTCGTTCACATTGAACACTTCAAGAATAAAATCATAGTCGTTTCTGAGAAACAGTTCTCTAAAAGGTATTTGAAGTACCTTACCAAGAAATATCTTAAAAAGAACAATCTTCATGATTGGCTTTGTGTGGTTGCATCTGACAAGGAGACTTATGAGCTTCGTTACTTCCAGATTAGTCAAGATGAAGATGAATCTGAGTCTGAGGACTAG